The genome window TGCCTGGCCCTGGCTAGCGgcaatatatgtaaataatgtcACATCTCTCGACTTTCAATGTTGCGGTACGCTTATTTCGGCGCGCGTAGTTATAAGCTCAGCGCACTGCTTCCAAATGTTCAATCAACGTTATACGGCCAATGAACTGCTTGTATTTTTGGGTAGGCATAATCTAAAAAACTGGAATGAGGAGGGCTCCTTGGCAGCTCCCGTGGATGGTATTTACATACACTCTGATTACAATAGACATATAAGTGACTACGATGCGGATATCGCAGTCCTCATACTCAAGGATGAAGTGCGGTAATCATTTATatccttttaattttattttaactcataatatttaaaacttttgtcaGGTTCAACACGTTCATACAGCCAGTTTGTCTGTGGTCGGGATCCACCAAAACGGAAAACATAGTGGGAGAGCATGGTATTGTAATTGGTTGGAGTTTTGACAGATCCAATTCAACGACATTATCACAGGCTGCACCGAATACATTTGCGTCTTCAAGCGATGCTGAATCAGAAATTAGTAACAGCAAACCAAAGGTACTTAAAGCGCCCATCGTTTCCAACGAAGTGTGCTTTAAGTCAAACGAAGACTTTCGCAACCTTTCGTCAAACCGCACTTTTTGTGCCGGCATCCTGGTGGACTCCAGTGTCCTCAGACAAGGTTGGCCTGGCGCCACTAGCATATATACCGGCATTTCCGGCGCCGGACTTATGATAATGAAGAACAATCGTTGGATGCTCCGGGGTACTGTATCAGCGACCTTACCCGTTGTGCCCAGGAGATCACACATAGATGATTCAGGTCCTTGTTGCAGCAAGCAATATATCATTTATGCTGACGTAGCTAAGTTTATTGATTGGATAAtggcatttattatttagtttttgaagATTGCTTAACGTAATTTTATCGTATAGCATTTGaatgttaattgaatttaaattacttatatGCTTTGATAAATTTTGGTAGGTGCACCACGTCATTTGTAGACATGCTTTTGCTTGACGTGCAAAATAGCTTAAGCCACCTCAGAAGTTGTGGATTTACatgtatataataaaagtGTCTACCTGAACTAAttcttaacttattttaaattacttttatgaCAGACCCTGATCATAGCTCAAGCCCGAGTCAGCCATCTACCTAAGATATTTGGCCTGATAGTTTTATTTACCTGAGTCTGACTTGCGGCATTGTTAACGGTTTTTAAGTCTCTCCCTTTCTACATATAAATGCCAGTCCTAAGAATGCTCATTGCATCATTATAATTTGTGACTTCGTTTAGAATGTGGCGTTTTGTATTCTTCGTCATCAGTTTTGGGTTGGCAACCGCTAACGAGGATGGATGCAATGAGATGATCTGCGGATCGGTAGTATCAAAGTGTCAGCTTACACAGAGCTGTCAGTGTAAGCTCAATGATTGCCACTGTTGTAAGGACTGCCTTAACTGCCTGGGCGAGCTATATACGGAATGCTGTGGATGTCTGGACATGTGCCCGAAGCAGAAGGATGTCCAAAGCTCTATGACACCCCGGTCCGAGATCGGTGATGTTGATGGTTTACCCGAATTGTTTGACACGCTCACCACCGAGGATGACGACCAGTGGTCCACCATTCGTATTTCCATGCGAGCTGGCACTAAGCAACGACTGGAAGGTAACTCTCAGTCTTTACACCAGGCTaactacaatttaaatgataGTGTTAACTGCACTGTCATATATGTAAACTCATGCATTCGATCTCTCAAATGCAAACAACAGTGCGAAAGCATGGGAGCCAGTAGCTATCGTTGGTTCCACAACGGTTGTTGCGAATGTGTGGGTGCTCTTTGTCTTAATTATGGAATCAACGAGAGTCGCTGCACCGAGTGCCCGGATGATCAAGAAGCAGTCAGCGATGATACTGTCAATATGGATGCTGAGCAGGATATGGAGCATATTTTTGGAATTAAAGACGATGCGCCTAATGATATGTGGGACTATGGCGAGGACGACGATATGACTTAAGGGGCCTTTACAGTGAACACAGTGTGACAGAGCTTATGACAAAGCTGAAGTGTTGCATCTGGGCTTCAGAATCggctatttaaatttcaaaacacTGTAGAGC of Drosophila innubila isolate TH190305 chromosome X, UK_Dinn_1.0, whole genome shotgun sequence contains these proteins:
- the LOC117793865 gene encoding protein twisted gastrulation, which encodes MWRFVFFVISFGLATANEDGCNEMICGSVVSKCQLTQSCQCKLNDCHCCKDCLNCLGELYTECCGCLDMCPKQKDVQSSMTPRSEIGDVDGLPELFDTLTTEDDDQWSTIRISMRAGTKQRLEGNSQSLHQANYNLNDSVNCTVIYVNSCIRSLKCKQQCESMGASSYRWFHNGCCECVGALCLNYGINESRCTECPDDQEAVSDDTVNMDAEQDMEHIFGIKDDAPNDMWDYGEDDDMT